Genomic DNA from Amycolatopsis alba DSM 44262:
AATCACGGCCGGTTCGGCGGGGCGACGCTGGGCGCCGACGGCTATCCCAACCCGCCCATCCGGGGCATCCCTCTCGACGGCAGGCCGGGCGTCGCGCTGATCCGAGCCACCGACGGCGGCAAATGGACCGGCGACCCCGTGTTCGAACGGGCCGTCGGCCCCATGCAGTTCATTCCCTCCACCTGGCGGGCCGCCGGCGCCGACGGCAACGGTGACGGGACTGCCGACCCGAACAACATCCACGACGCGGCCTTGGCCGCGGCCGGCTACCTGTGTTCCGGTGGCGGCGACCTGCGCTCCGACGCAGGAGCCCGCGCCGCGGTGTTCCGTTACAACCATTCCGCGTCCTACGTCGCGACCGTGCTGTCGCTCGCTCGCGACTACGAGCACGGCATCTCCGCGCAACTGCCGGCTGACCCCGTCGGCACGGTGTCCGAACCCGGTCGAGTCCAGAACCTGCCGCCGGCCTCGGTGACCGTCGTCGATCCGCAGCGTCCTGCGACGGCACCCGCGGCGCCGTCGGTGGATGCTCCCGCGCCACCGCATGCCGGACCGGCCGCGCCCGCCGCGCCCGCCGCGCCGGTCGCGGCGCGACCAGCCGGCGAAAAGCCGGTGGCGGAAGCCGCCGCACCCGCGCCAGCGGTAAAGCCGGCACCACCGGTCGACACGCAACCGTCCCCGGACATCAAGGACACCATCCACGCGGCGATCTGTGAGATGGCCGCCAAGCTCCCCGGAACAGCCCAGGAAGCGGTCAAACGAGCCACGGCCACAGTGCTTCGCCGCCACAAGCTGAAGCCGGTGAAGCAGACGGCGATCCCGACGTGCCGGGCTGCCGCCCAGCCCTCGGGCGCGGATCCGGACGATGAGGGAACGCCCCTGGACGAACCTGGCGATCCGTCGGCGCACCGGCGACCTCTCAAAGTGTCGAAGACGGAGGATTGAGCCGTGCGCGGTCGCCCAGGTGATCCACACCTTTCAGCAGAGAGTCAGGCTGTGTGCCGCGACCGTTGTGGCGGGCTCAGAAAGCCTGATTCGGTGAAGTGGTCCAGGTAGAGATCGATGAGGTTCGCGTCGACGGGAGGGCAGACCAGGTCGGTTTCGGCGATGGCGGCCTGGAAGTTCTCCCGCCCGAACCGGGGAAAGGTGCCCGCGAAGTACATCTCCTTCACGGATACGCCGGTGTCAGCGGCGGGCTCGAACATCGGCAGGTAGGGGGCCATGGGCTCGTCGGGGTCGGCGGCGGTGCGAGCGCTCATCCGCGCGACCCACCGCCGGTAGGGCAAAGTCCGGATCTGGTGACCGCGGGCGCGGAGGCGGTCGACCACCAAGTCGAGACGGGCGTCATGAGGGTTGGCGAGGTGGTACACGCGCCCGTCCGGCAGGCGATCCAGCGCGATGTGGGTGATGGCGTCCGCGGTGAAGTCCACGGGGACGAAGTCCAGCGGCAGGGGAATGCCGGGTGCGGTCCCGGTGTCGGCGATGCTGCGGAAAAGCGCGCACATCATGGTGTCGGTGTTCCAGATCCCGCTGTCGGTGGTGCCGGTGATCTCATACGGTCGATGGACCGCGATCGGCAGTCCGCGCTCGCCCGCGGCGTGGACGAGTTGTTCGGCGACCCATTTGGATTCCGGGTAACCCAGACGAATTTGCTCGACGTGGGCCAGCGGAGTGTCCTCGGCGACGTGGCGGGTTCCGGCGATGCCGAAGCCGGCGATAACGGCGATGGAGGAGATGTAGTGCAGGGGTTTGAGCCGCGTCGTGCACGCGAGGCGGACGATTTCCCGTGTTCCCTCCACGTTCGGCGCGCGCAGGGCCTTGTAGGGGTAGGCGAAGTTCACGTGGGAGCCATTGTGGATGATCAAGTCCGTTTCCTCGGCCAGCTCGGCGAAGCGGCGTCCTGATCCCAGCCGGGGCGTCGTCAGATCGCCTGCGAGCGCGGTCACCCGGTCTCGGACGCGGGTCCAGTCCAGCCCGTATCGACGCATTCGCGCGGCCAGCCTGGTAGCTGCCGCGGTGTCATCGCTCGCGCGGACGAGACACTGGACGCGCTCCACGCCCGCGCGCACGAGCCGGTCGATGAGGAACACACCCAGGAACCCCGTCGCGCCGGTCAGCAACACCGATCGGGGTGGCCACGCGGCGGGCGAGGTTGCGACGTCCAGTGTGCCGAGACGGGTGTCCGCCCAGTAATCGGGCCGGGAGACTACGGCGGCTTCGGCGACACCGGCTTTGGCCGCGGCGACGGTGGCGGCGAATTCGCGGAGTGTCGGTGTGGTCAGCAGGTGTGCGATGAGATCGCGCCCGTGTGCAGTGTCGATTTCCAGTTTGTGCTGAAGGACGGCGACTACCTGCGTGGTGTGCAGGGATTGTCCACCCAAAGCGAAGAAGTCGTCGTCGCGGGCGATGGCATCGACACCCAGGATGTCTCGCCAGACCTCGGCGACGGCCTTTTCGATCTTGCCGCGCGGACGGCTCCCGGTTTCTCTTTGTCCCGCTCGTGGAACCTGGGTGGGCAGCGCGGTCCGGTCGATTTTGCCGCTGGCGTTCAGGGGCAGGGCGGGGATCACCGTGATACGGCCGGGAATCATGTAGGACGGGACGTGATCGTGCAGATACCGGCGAATCTGACCGGCTAGCTTCTCTGGTGTGTCTTTCAGATCCGCTTCGGGTACCACCCAGCAGGCCAGTTGCTGTTCGCCTGCCCGAGGCTCGCGAAGGGTGGCAGCGGCTTCGCGAACCCGCGGATGGGCCGCCAGGGCGAGTTCGACTTCACGTAACTCGACCCGGTACCCCCGGATCTTGACCTGCCGGTCCTGGCGGCCCAGGAACTCGATCACACCGTCGTGGCGCCATCGTGCCAGGTCACCGGTTCGATAAAGGCGCGCGTCAGATCTGTCGCTGAACGGGTCGGGGAGGAAACGCTCGCGGGTCGCCGCCGGAGCACGGTGGTAGCCGTGTGCCACGCCGTCGCCGCCGACCCACAGTTCTCCGTCCTCTCCGATCTCCGCCACGCTGCGGTCGGAACGGAGCACGTAGGCCGAGGAGTTGCCGACCGGTCGGCCGATCGGAACCGACAGGGTGTCCTCGGGTACGTCGGCGAGGGAGAGTTCGTGCGTGGTGGACAGCACGCCGTTCTCGGTAGGGCCGTATCCGTTGAGAAGTCGCCCAGGAGGACTGTGTGCGAGCACCGCCCGCACACAACCGGGATTCAGCGCGTCGCCACCCGCCAGGAGACACTCCAAGGACGCGAACATATGGGGATGGCTGGTCGCGTGCTGATGGAAAAGCCCGGCGCTCAGCCACATCACGGTCGCGCCTTCCACGCGCAACAACCGATGCAGATCGTCCGACGACAGCAACGTCTGCTTGTCCGGTAGCACGACGCGAGCGCCGTTGAGCAGGGCGCCGAAAATCTCGAAGCAGGACACGTCGAAGGTGAGATTCGTCGTGGCCACCATCACGTCAAGAGAGTTCAGTCGTAGCCAGGTGCCACCACGCACCAACCGAACCACGGCACGGTGCGGCACCGCCACGCCCTTGGGGGTGCCGGTGGAGCCGGACGTGTAGATGACATAGGCCCGGTCATCCACCGAAACAGGAGGGGCCGGAATCGGCGTGCGAGAGACGGCGGGCACGTCTTCGACAGCGACAAGGTCGCAACCCAGCTCTCGCCCGAGATCGACGCTACGGGTGATCGCCAACCGCGGTCCGGCCTGGTGGACGAGCCTGGTCAACCGGCTGTCCGGATGCTCTTGATCCAACGGCAGGTAGGCCGCGCCGGTCATCAGCACACCGAGGATCACGGCAATCGCCTCGGGCGACCGACCGAGCAACACGGCCACGACATCGTCACGTCCGACGCCGCGAGCGAGCAGCGTTTCCGCGACACCGGACGCACGTGCGTGGAGTTCCTGGTAACTCCACGTCGACGTCCCCTCCCGGATGGCGACACGTTCCGGATGCTTTTCGCACTGTTCGCGAAACAACACCGGGATCGGCAGCGCGGGATAAGCGACAGAAGTCGCGTTCCAAAGGCGAACCCGGTC
This window encodes:
- a CDS encoding amino acid adenylation domain-containing protein, producing MTSSGHVDCPDRVRLWNATSVAYPALPIPVLFREQCEKHPERVAIREGTSTWSYQELHARASGVAETLLARGVGRDDVVAVLLGRSPEAIAVILGVLMTGAAYLPLDQEHPDSRLTRLVHQAGPRLAITRSVDLGRELGCDLVAVEDVPAVSRTPIPAPPVSVDDRAYVIYTSGSTGTPKGVAVPHRAVVRLVRGGTWLRLNSLDVMVATTNLTFDVSCFEIFGALLNGARVVLPDKQTLLSSDDLHRLLRVEGATVMWLSAGLFHQHATSHPHMFASLECLLAGGDALNPGCVRAVLAHSPPGRLLNGYGPTENGVLSTTHELSLADVPEDTLSVPIGRPVGNSSAYVLRSDRSVAEIGEDGELWVGGDGVAHGYHRAPAATRERFLPDPFSDRSDARLYRTGDLARWRHDGVIEFLGRQDRQVKIRGYRVELREVELALAAHPRVREAAATLREPRAGEQQLACWVVPEADLKDTPEKLAGQIRRYLHDHVPSYMIPGRITVIPALPLNASGKIDRTALPTQVPRAGQRETGSRPRGKIEKAVAEVWRDILGVDAIARDDDFFALGGQSLHTTQVVAVLQHKLEIDTAHGRDLIAHLLTTPTLREFAATVAAAKAGVAEAAVVSRPDYWADTRLGTLDVATSPAAWPPRSVLLTGATGFLGVFLIDRLVRAGVERVQCLVRASDDTAAATRLAARMRRYGLDWTRVRDRVTALAGDLTTPRLGSGRRFAELAEETDLIIHNGSHVNFAYPYKALRAPNVEGTREIVRLACTTRLKPLHYISSIAVIAGFGIAGTRHVAEDTPLAHVEQIRLGYPESKWVAEQLVHAAGERGLPIAVHRPYEITGTTDSGIWNTDTMMCALFRSIADTGTAPGIPLPLDFVPVDFTADAITHIALDRLPDGRVYHLANPHDARLDLVVDRLRARGHQIRTLPYRRWVARMSARTAADPDEPMAPYLPMFEPAADTGVSVKEMYFAGTFPRFGRENFQAAIAETDLVCPPVDANLIDLYLDHFTESGFLSPPQRSRHTA
- a CDS encoding lytic transglycosylase domain-containing protein, which codes for MTSTRSHTAGKYRQRTAGACAAAALVVAGAVGSGPYSQVENVAVPSHPLGADQVPVAGQVPVASEPGVGMQPPPAGMPEPVAPRIQLVAAYQSGSSAPSAVSATGIPTTALAAYTNAAAVLARRDPSCGLPWSMLAGIGRVESNHGRFGGATLGADGYPNPPIRGIPLDGRPGVALIRATDGGKWTGDPVFERAVGPMQFIPSTWRAAGADGNGDGTADPNNIHDAALAAAGYLCSGGGDLRSDAGARAAVFRYNHSASYVATVLSLARDYEHGISAQLPADPVGTVSEPGRVQNLPPASVTVVDPQRPATAPAAPSVDAPAPPHAGPAAPAAPAAPVAARPAGEKPVAEAAAPAPAVKPAPPVDTQPSPDIKDTIHAAICEMAAKLPGTAQEAVKRATATVLRRHKLKPVKQTAIPTCRAAAQPSGADPDDEGTPLDEPGDPSAHRRPLKVSKTED